A genomic segment from Brachyhypopomus gauderio isolate BG-103 unplaced genomic scaffold, BGAUD_0.2 sc52, whole genome shotgun sequence encodes:
- the usp12b gene encoding ubiquitin carboxyl-terminal hydrolase 12, whose translation MEILMTVRKIASICTMGANASALEKEIGPEQFPVNEHYFGLVNFGNTCYCNSVLQALYFCRPFREKVLAYKVQPRRKESLLTCLADLFNSIATQKKKVGVIPPKKFISRLRKENELFDNYMQQDAHEFLNYLLNTIADLLQEEKSQEKQQNGKLVQNGGGGGGGGGGGGGGGGGGGGGSSTGEAEQDDKTQETWVHEIFQGTLTNETRCLNCEAVSSKDEDFLDLSVDVEQNTSITHCLRGFSNTETLCSEYKYYCEQCRSKQEAQKRMRVKKLPMILALHLKRFKYMEQLHRYTKLSYRVVFPLELRLFNTSGDATNPDRMYDLVAVVVHCGSGPNRGHYITIVKSHGFWLLFDDDIVEKIDAQAIEEFYGLTSDISKNSESGYILFYQSRD comes from the exons ATGGAAATACTGATGACAGTCCGAAAGATCGCCTCGATTTGTACGATG GGCGCCAATGCCTCTGCCTTGGAGAAGGAGATTGGACCGGAACAGTTCCCTGTAAACGAACACTACTTTGGGTTGGTCAAT TTTGGCAACACCTGCTACTGTAACTCAGTGCTTCAGGCTCTGTACTTCTGCCGGCCGTTCCGGGAGAAGGTGCTGGCCTACAAGGTCCAGCCGCGGCGCAAGGAGAGCCTGCTCACCTGCCTGGCCGACCTGTTCAACAGCATCGCCACGcagaagaagaaggttgggGTGATCCCTCCAAAGAAGTTCATCTCTCGCCTGAGGAAGGAAAACG AGCTGTTCGACAACTACATGCAGCAGGACGCTCACGAGTTTCTCAACTACCTGCTCAACACCATCGCTGACCTGCTGCAGGAGGAGAAGAGCCAGGAGAAGCAGCAGAACGGGAAGCTGGTCCAGAATGGAGGCGGAGGAGgcggtggaggaggtggaggcgggggtggaggtggaggcggGGGTGGCGGGAGCAGCACCGGCGAGGCAGAACAGGACGATAAGACCCAGGAGACCTGGGTGCACGAGATATTCCAGGGCACGCTCACCAACGAGACACGCTGCCTCAACTGTGAAGCG GTGAGCAGTAAGGATGAAGATTTCTTGGATCTCTCTGTGGATGTGGAGCagaacacctccatcacacattgtctcag gggctTCAGTAACACAGAGACCTTATGTAGTGAATATAAGTACTACTGTGAGCAGTGTCGGAGTAAGCAGGAGGCACAGAAGAG GATGCGGGTGAAGAAATTACCCATGATCCTCGCCCTGCACCTTAAGCGCTTTAAGTACATGGAGCAGCTGCATCGCTACACCAAGCTGTCCTACCGCGTGGTCTTCCCTCTGGAGCTGAGGCTCTTCAACACCTCGGGCGACGCCACCAACCCCGACCGCATGTACGATCTGGTGGCCGTGGTGGTTCACTGCGGCAG CGGTCCAAATCGTGGTCATTACATCACTATAGTGAAGAGTCACGGCTTCTGGCTCCTGTTTGATGACGACATTGTAGAG AAAATTGACGCCCAGGCAATAGAGGAGTTCTATGGACTGACATCTGACATTTCCAAAAACTCGGAGTCAGGGTACATCCTCTTTTACCAGTCCAGAGACTGA
- the rasl11a gene encoding ras-like protein family member 11A-like isoform X3, translating into MRECRAGGSDVGAVREGAHAPRLELGCFRTKSEALIVRFLTKRFIGDYEANTGALYSRKINLDGEQVSLQVQDTPCVSLQDDAEGLYCQEQINRSIYWADGYVLVFSITDLHSYHTIQPLYQHVRRIHPRGNIPIILLGNKSDLLRARQVPAHEGEALATELGGPYFEASARENHEGVQAAFLHLCQEVSRALGGGNGEKRRGGLHLARPKSPNMQELKRRFRQVLSSKVKSASAL; encoded by the exons ATGAGGGAGTGTCGCGCGGGCGGCTCTGACGTCGGCGCGGTGCGCGAGGGAGCTCACGCGCCACGGCTCGAGCTCGGCTGTTTCCGTACCAAGTCGGAAG CCTTGATAGTAAGATTTTTGACCAAGAGATTCATAGGAGACTATGAAGCTAACACAG GGGCCCTGTATTCAAGGAAGATCAACCTAGATGGGGAGCAGGTTTCCTTACAAGTGCAGGACACTCCCTGTGTCTCGCTACAG GATGATGCGGAGGGCCTGTACTGCCAGGAGCAGATTAATCGGTCCATCTACTGGGCTGACGGCTATGTGCTGGTCTTCTCCATCACAGACCTGCACAGTTACCACACCATCCAGCCGCTCTACCAGCACGTACGCCGCATCCACCCCAGGGGCAACATCCCCATCATTCTGCTGGGCAACAAGAGTGATCTGCTGCGGGCCAGACAGGTACCGGCCCACGAGGGTGAGGCCCTGGCCACAGAACTGGGTGGGCCCTACTTCGAGGCGTCGGCCCGGGAGAACCACGAGGGCGTGCAGGCCGCCTTCCTGCACCTGTGCCAGGAAGTCAGCCGAGCGCTGGGGGGAGGGAACGGAGAAAAGAGGAGGGGAGGACTGCACCTCGCTCGCCCCAAGAGCCCCAACATGCAGGAGCTGAAGAGAAGGTTCCGGCAAGTGCTGTCATCTAAGGTGAAGTCAGCAAGCGCCCTGTGA
- the rasl11a gene encoding ras-like protein family member 11A-like isoform X2, producing MSSPPVVLKHYYCALSSVSYAPPLGAGSRRECSPQRGNSSRLALIVRFLTKRFIGDYEANTGALYSRKINLDGEQVSLQVQDTPCVSLQDDAEGLYCQEQINRSIYWADGYVLVFSITDLHSYHTIQPLYQHVRRIHPRGNIPIILLGNKSDLLRARQVPAHEGEALATELGGPYFEASARENHEGVQAAFLHLCQEVSRALGGGNGEKRRGGLHLARPKSPNMQELKRRFRQVLSSKVKSASAL from the exons ATGTCTTCACCACCCGTAGTTTTGAAGCATTATTATTGTGCTTTGTCATCGGTGTCATACGCCCCTCCGCTCGGTGCAGGATCCAGACGCGAGTGCTCCCCTCAGCGAGGGAACAGCTCTCGTCTAG CCTTGATAGTAAGATTTTTGACCAAGAGATTCATAGGAGACTATGAAGCTAACACAG GGGCCCTGTATTCAAGGAAGATCAACCTAGATGGGGAGCAGGTTTCCTTACAAGTGCAGGACACTCCCTGTGTCTCGCTACAG GATGATGCGGAGGGCCTGTACTGCCAGGAGCAGATTAATCGGTCCATCTACTGGGCTGACGGCTATGTGCTGGTCTTCTCCATCACAGACCTGCACAGTTACCACACCATCCAGCCGCTCTACCAGCACGTACGCCGCATCCACCCCAGGGGCAACATCCCCATCATTCTGCTGGGCAACAAGAGTGATCTGCTGCGGGCCAGACAGGTACCGGCCCACGAGGGTGAGGCCCTGGCCACAGAACTGGGTGGGCCCTACTTCGAGGCGTCGGCCCGGGAGAACCACGAGGGCGTGCAGGCCGCCTTCCTGCACCTGTGCCAGGAAGTCAGCCGAGCGCTGGGGGGAGGGAACGGAGAAAAGAGGAGGGGAGGACTGCACCTCGCTCGCCCCAAGAGCCCCAACATGCAGGAGCTGAAGAGAAGGTTCCGGCAAGTGCTGTCATCTAAGGTGAAGTCAGCAAGCGCCCTGTGA
- the rasl11a gene encoding ras-like protein family member 11A-like isoform X1: MRLIDQPRTMTSGSSNFLLVPIPEYPVLDCVPNKNVKIVVLGASNVGKTALIVRFLTKRFIGDYEANTGALYSRKINLDGEQVSLQVQDTPCVSLQDDAEGLYCQEQINRSIYWADGYVLVFSITDLHSYHTIQPLYQHVRRIHPRGNIPIILLGNKSDLLRARQVPAHEGEALATELGGPYFEASARENHEGVQAAFLHLCQEVSRALGGGNGEKRRGGLHLARPKSPNMQELKRRFRQVLSSKVKSASAL, encoded by the exons ATGCGTCTTATCGACCAACCGAGAACAATGACCAGTGGTTCTAGCAACTTTTTGCTAGTTCCCATACCGGAGTACCCTGTTTTGGACTGTGTACCAAATAAAAACGTTAAAATAGTCGTTCTTGGAGCGAGTAACGTCGGAAAAACAG CCTTGATAGTAAGATTTTTGACCAAGAGATTCATAGGAGACTATGAAGCTAACACAG GGGCCCTGTATTCAAGGAAGATCAACCTAGATGGGGAGCAGGTTTCCTTACAAGTGCAGGACACTCCCTGTGTCTCGCTACAG GATGATGCGGAGGGCCTGTACTGCCAGGAGCAGATTAATCGGTCCATCTACTGGGCTGACGGCTATGTGCTGGTCTTCTCCATCACAGACCTGCACAGTTACCACACCATCCAGCCGCTCTACCAGCACGTACGCCGCATCCACCCCAGGGGCAACATCCCCATCATTCTGCTGGGCAACAAGAGTGATCTGCTGCGGGCCAGACAGGTACCGGCCCACGAGGGTGAGGCCCTGGCCACAGAACTGGGTGGGCCCTACTTCGAGGCGTCGGCCCGGGAGAACCACGAGGGCGTGCAGGCCGCCTTCCTGCACCTGTGCCAGGAAGTCAGCCGAGCGCTGGGGGGAGGGAACGGAGAAAAGAGGAGGGGAGGACTGCACCTCGCTCGCCCCAAGAGCCCCAACATGCAGGAGCTGAAGAGAAGGTTCCGGCAAGTGCTGTCATCTAAGGTGAAGTCAGCAAGCGCCCTGTGA
- the gc2 gene encoding retinal guanylyl cyclase 2, translated as MARFNSEILKERQSTLCLPSSEMHCRLCAFCSFRPEGGSRELCKSYPHPLLPPQHYSLSPCSVRPIWASIILLCLIIPTSTAVIFRVGVVGPWSCDSLFAKAYPAAAARLAVDRINRDPALAPAPYFDYVILEEGCETSRALSDFLGYYTHASALIGPVNPALCDAASLAAKSRHAATFAWSCVAHELDDKRSHPTFARTVPSPALVLLRLTRHFRWAHVGVVSSDHDLWRETARALADALRSHGVAVGIVASVGSDPDSVRETLARVKRVEQLRLVILCMHSVFVGGTSQKMLLETAYDMQMTDGSLVFVPYDTLLYSLPYHEAPRPEFHDNSSVSKKVLRAYDAVLTLTAESLGHYSFHQAYAEAQEHGELPKDMQPHQVSPLFGTIYSSVLFVAHAVQRLQASGERWSGCSLARHARNLTVRGFSHPVRTTSSGSAVLDYVVLDTDGFSWELKPCYRIEMEADTVRFLGHHIHFPPRGPPGQDSDCWFAPGMICGGGMDLFYAISSLFSVFLLIFFVITSLYFIRRRIHQIRLIQGPIKILLTLSDVIFINPSLSNKKLSLDESKTSDSRKSSECNLPPATYENSNVCIHEGDWAWLKRLPNGNFKSISPRSSDMFQLMKDMRHENINPFMGFFHDCGVFAIMTEYCSRGSLEDLLLNDNVKLDWMFKSSLLLDLIKGMKYLHHRSVCHGRLKSRNCVVDGRFVLRVTDYGYSEVFEAQRFPYVQPPAEELLWTAPEILRCSCPGVHGSLPGDVYSFAIVMQEVVVRGPPFCMLEETPQEIIQKVQKPPPLCRPIVCGDHAPMECIQLMKLCWNEQPERRPAFEEIFDQFKNINKGKKTNIIDSMLRMLEQYSSNLEELIRERTEELEVEKQKTEKLLTQMLPPSVAEALKRGTTVEPENFDNVTVYFSDIVGFTTISANSEPIEVVDLLNDLYTLFDAIISNHDVYKVETIGDAYMVASGLPVPNGNRHAAEIANMALDILSTVGTFKMKHMPDVPVRIRIGLHTGSCVAGVVGLTMPRYCLFGDTITTASRMETTGMPYRIHVHSSTVQILLKLKAGYRLQLRTRTELRGKGIEETYWLTGRDGFTKPLPIPPELKSGETAHGLQMEEIAAYKRQKMLAKKNN; from the exons ATGGCAAGGTTTAATTCGGAGATCCTGAAAGAACGCCAATCCACCCTCTGCCTCCCAAGCTCTGAGATGCATTGCCGGCTCTGTGCCTTTTGCAGTTTTCGACCAGAAGGGGGCAGCAGAGAGCTCTGCAAGTCTTATCCACATCCATTGCTTCCCCCTCAACACTACAGTCTCTCCCCCTGTTCCGTTAGGCCCATTTGGGCCTCCATAATCCTACTGTGCCTCATCATTCCCACTTCCACTGCCGTCATCTTCCGAGTCGGTGTGGTGGGGCCTTGGTCATGTGACTCCCTCTTCGCCAAGGCCTATCCCGCCGCAGCAGCGCGTCTCGCCGTCGACCGCATCAACCGGGACCCCGCCCTCGCGCCCGCGCCCTACTTCGATTACGTCATCCTGGAGGAAGGCTGCGAAACGTCGCGAGCCCTTTCCGACTTCTTGGGCTACTACACGCACGCGTCTGCTTTGATCGGCCCCGTCAACCCCGCCCTCTGCGACGCGGCGTCTCTGGCGGCGAAGAGCCGCCACGCTGCCACGTTCGCCTGGTCATGCGTCGCCCACGAACTTGACGACAAGCGCAGCCACCCGACGTTCGCCCGCACCGTGCCGTCGCCCGCGCTGGTGCTGCTGCGCCTCACGCGCCACTTCCGCTGGGCTCACGTGGGCGTGGTGTCCTCGGACCACGACCTCTGGAGGGAGACGGCACGCGCGCTGGCAGACGCCCTGCGGAGCCACGGCGTGGCCGTCGGCATCGTGGCGTCTGTCGGGAGTGACCCGGACAGTGTGCGTGAGACCCTGGCCCGTGTCAAGAGAGTAGAACAGCTCCGCT TGGTGATCCTCTGTATGCACTCTGTCTTCGTGGGGGGCACGTCTCAGAAGATGCTCCTGGAGACTGCCTATGACATGCAAATGACCGACGGCTCCCTGGTCTTCGTGCCCTACGACACGCTGCTCTACAGCCTGCCCTACCACGAGGCGCCCCGGCCCGAGTTTCACGACAACAGCAGCGTCAGCAAAAAGGTCCTGCGTGCGTACGACGCCGTGCTCACCCTCACCGCCGAGTCCCTGGGGCACTACTCCTTCCACCAGGCCTACGCAGAGGCACAGGAGCACGGGGAGCTGCCCAAGGACATGCAGCCCCACCAG GTGTCTCCTCTCTTTGGTACCATCTACTCCTCTGTCCTGTTCGTAGCCCATGCCGTGCAGAGGCTGCAAGCGTCTGGGGAGCGGTGGTCCGGGTGTAGCCTGGCCCGCCACGCCCGTAACCTGACCGTCAGAGGCTTCAGCCACCCGGTCCGCACCACCAGCTCCGGCTCGGCCGTGCTGGACTATGTTGTGCTGGACACAGATGGCTTTTCGTGGGAACTGAAGCCTTGCTACCGTATAGAGATGGAGGCAGACACGGTGCGCTTCCTGGGTCACCATATTCACTTCCCCCCACGGGGGCCACCCGGCCAGGACTCTGACTGCTGGTTTGCACCTGGGATGATCTGCGGTGGAG GTATGGATCTTTTCTATGCAATTAGCAGCCTCTTCAGTGTCTTTCTACTAATATTCTTTGTTATTACCAGCCTTTACTTTATAAG ACGACGAATCCATCAGATCCGCTTGATTCAGGGCCCAATCAAAATCTTACTGACCTTGTCTGATGTCATTTTCATTAATCCTTCACTGAGTAACAAG AAACTAAGTTTGGATGAAAGTAAAACCAGTGACAGCAGGAAGAGTTCAGAGTGCAATCTACCGCCAGCAACCTACGAGAACTCCAACGTCTGCATCCATgag GGCGACTGGGCTTGGCTGAAAAGACTTCCCAATGGGAACTTTAAGAGCATCAGCCCCCGTTCCAGTGACATGTTTCAACTG ATGAAGGACATGAGGCATGAGAATATTAACCCTTTCATGGGCTTCTTCCACGACTGCGGGGTCTTTGCCATAATGACGGAGTACTGTTCTCGTGGCAGCCTGGAGGATCTGCTGCTTAATGACAATGTCAAACTGGACTGGATGTTTAAGTCCTCTCTTCTGCTCGACCTCATTAAG GGTATGAAATACCTTCATCACCGGAGTGTATGTCATGGAAGACTTAAGTCTAGGAACTGTGTGGTTGATGGACGCTTTGTGCTCAGAGTGACCGACTATGGCTACAGTGAAGTGTTTGAGGCCCAGAGATTCCCCTATGTACAGCCCCCAGCTGAAG AGCTGCTGTGGACTGCCCCCGAGATCTTGAGATGTTCCTGTCCAGGTGTGCATGGCAGTCTCCCAGGCGATGTGTACAGCTTCGCCATCGTCATGCAGGAAGTGGTGGTGCGGGGACCACCTTTCTGCATGTTGGAGGAGACCCCTCAAG AAATTATCCAGAAGGTCCAGAAACCACCTCCACTATGCCGGCCCATTGTGTGTGGAGACCATGCGCCCATGGAGTGTATCCAGCTCATGAAACTCTGTTGGAATGAACAGCCCGAGAGGAGACCCGCCTTCGAGGAGATATTTGATCAG TTCAAGAACATCAATAAAGGGAAGAAGACGAACATCATAGACTCCATGCTGCGCATGCTGGAGCAGTACTCCTCCAACCTGGAGGAGCTGATCAGAGAGAGGACggaggagctggaggtggaGAAGCAGAAGACCGAGAAGCTGCTCACGCAGATGCTGCCGCC GTCGGTGGCTGAGGCTCTGAAGAGGGGCACCACCGTGGAGCCCGAGAACTTCGACAACGTCACCGTCTACTTCAGTGACATTGTTGGTTTCACTACCATTTCAGCCAACAGTGAGCCCATTGAAGTGGTGGACCTTCTTAACGACCTGTACACGCTCTTCGACGCCATCATCAGCAATCATGATGTGTATAAG GTAGAGACTATAGGTGATGCGTACATGGTGGCATCAGGCCTGCCTGTGCCCAATGGCAACCGACATGCAGCTGAGATTGCAAACATGGCTCTGGACATCCTCAGTACAGTGGGGACATTTAAGATGAAACACATGCCCGACGTCCCAGTCCGAATCAGAATCGGTCTTCACACGG GTTCTTGTGTAGCAGGAGTGGTGGGCTTGACCATGCCGAGATACTGCTTGTTTGGAGACACAATTACTACTGCTTCTAGAATGGAGACCACAGGCATGC CATATCGGATCCATGTTCACTCCAGCACAGTCCAGATTCTCCTGAAACTGAAGGCGGGCTATCGGCTACAGCTGAGGACCAGGACTGAACTGAGG GGCAAAGGCATAGAAGAGACCTACTGGCTCACGGGCAGGGACGGCttcaccaaaccactccccatCCCACCTGAACTCAAGTCTGG TGAAACAGCACATGGCTTACAGATGGAGGAAATAGCTGCATACAAGAGGCAGAAAATGCTTGCAAAGAAGAATAACTGA